The following coding sequences are from one Daphnia pulex isolate KAP4 chromosome 11, ASM2113471v1 window:
- the LOC124207817 gene encoding protein cueball-like isoform X1: protein MISRISAGLHLVGLAGFPVHGVSVAGEDKEYYSSFVQLRSFLFINEYFINLSSVPTDRDMNSRSLLVWIFFALAAATKSYDDLIVAVGDQIEILTNGSQSNPLKLENYNASVLVALAYDPSSQKLFFSDKRNRRGHVFSVTFDGIKAQGSVHDVVERGTNESVEALTYDNLEKTLLWTDGTKQSIRRFVVEREDLHVYENNTIELVHLLRGDKPRGLISDPCTRMLYWTNWNIDRPTIERSYLNGSHREVIVHKGLFMPHGLGLDVSQQMIYWANNLRHGTFQIERSKVDGSDRELLYEGKGHEMRGQFIFGLTVGEHDIYWTDWDQKSLWSLPKEGSIDGPVSLRRFQYKPMAVIILQRQPVHCSIDIQHSAATTELIHHSEHRSTPAMDSSSESNNTPQEFHVTPVSETDSGLCIGYCFNEGHCFFVNNEISCSCAENYSGDRCEITDTVDTSRNSCGRSSFSTATEAENSEIFIALMSTSVMCVILIIAVIILSFRVWRLSSGRSRFKRRVIKGKNYRPAAERVINIEDCCNMNICETPCTEPPSGASLPGQWSDKVNLLNCQF from the exons ATGATCTCAAGAATTTCGGCCGGACTACATTTAGTTGGTTTGGCAGGTTTCCCGGTACATGGTGTCTCGGTGGCCGGTGAAGACAAAGAATATTACTCATCATTTGTTCAACTAagatcgtttctttttatcaatgagtattttataaatttgtcTTCTGTGCCTACGGATCGAGATATGAATTCACGATCCTTATTAGTGTGGATTTTCTTCGCACTTGCTGCCGCAACCAAATCCTACGACG ATTTAATTGTTGCTGTCGGCGATCAAATTGAAATCCTGACCAATGGATCTCAAAGCAATCCACTCAAATTGGAGAACTACAATGCTTCCGTACTGGTCGCCCTGGCTTACGATCCATCTTCACAAAAACTCTTCTTCTCAGACAAGCGTAATCGACGAGGGCACGTGTTTAGCGTCACATTCGATGGGATCAAGGCTCAAGGCTCTGTCCATGATGTCGTGGaaa GAGGAACCAACGAGTCGGTTGAAGCTTTGACCTATGATAATCTGGAGAAAACACTGTTATGGACTGACGGTACCAAACAGTCGATTCGCCGATTCGTAGTTGAACGTGAAGACCTTCATGTCTACGAAAACAACACGATTGAACTAGTCCATCTGCTCCGAGGAGATAAACCAAGAGGACTGATATCTGATCCTTGTACAAG AATGCTGTACTGGACCAATTGGAATATAGATAGACCTACCATTGAACGATCCTATCTCAATGGTAGTCACCGCGAGGTTATCGTACATAAAGGACTTTTTATGCCTCACGGATTGGGATTGGATGTTAGTCAGCAAATGATTTACTGGGCCAACAACCTTCGTCATGgaacttttcaaattgaaagaaGCAAAGTTGACGGATCGGACAGAGAGCTCTTGTACGAAGGCAAGGGCCATGAAATGCGGGGGCAATTTATTTTCGGTCTTacg GTTGGAGAACATGACATATACTGGACAGACTGGGACCAGAAGTCTCTCTGGTCCCTGCCCAAAGAAGGATCTATCGATGGACCGGTTTCTCTACGTCGTTTCCAATATAAACCCATGGCTGTCATCATACTCCAGCGCCAACCAGTTCATTGTTCGATCGATATCCAACATTCAGCAGCTACAACAGAGCTAATTCATCATTCGGAACACCGATCAACACCGGCAATGGATTCTTCGTCTGAATCAAATAATACGCCTCAAGAGTTCCATGTTACCCCAGTTTCCGAAACGGACTCCGGATTGTGTATCGGCTATTGCTTTAATGAGGGACATTGCTTTTTTGTCAACAACGAAATTAGTTgcag TTGTGCAGAGAACTATAGTGGTGACCGCTGTGAAATAACAGACACTGTTGATACGTCTCGAAATAGTTGCGGGAGGTCATCTTTCTCAACAGCTACTGAGGCTGAGAACAGCGAAATCTTCATAGCATTGATGAGCACATCTGTCATGTGCGTCATTCTAATAATCGCTGTTATTATTCTGAGTTTCCGCGTATGGCGATTAAGCTCTGGACGATCGCGTTTCAAGAGGCGAGTCATCAAGGGGAAGAACTACCGACCAGCAGCTGAGCGTGTCATCAACATCGAAGATTGCTGCAATATGAATATCTGTGAAACG CCGTGCACTGAACCGCCATCTGGTGCGTCACTTCCGGGCCAATGGAGCGACAAAGTCAATTTACTTAATTGccaattttga
- the LOC124207811 gene encoding ATP-dependent translocase ABCB1-like, with amino-acid sequence MAPNLDREEVKGQINEAFSQDDDELKKKEEDTSSSSIPSISDDGNGKKKKKKKDKEKPPPPEFPPVPFFDLFRYASPTDFVLLCFGTLGAVGTGVCFPLMLILFGDITNAFVGGGMDQETIDEINCNISSDPNYTYPYPLGPTCNLTDPSEYANSPQGQAIQDEFTKFGIYVAIIGAVLLLLGFIFVTALNFTAENQVYRIRSKFLQAVLRQDVGWYDTKSSNDFASRITEDLNKIQDGVGEKIGMFIFSMTCFIASIINAFIHGWELTLVMLVSTPVLAVSMGVLAKVQASLTENELKAYAKAGGIAEEVFSSIRTVMAFGGQRKEIDRFQDDLAYAKKAGIKRGMATGIGAGLVWGIIYASYSLAFWYGITLILAACDGNSYSSSDLLIVFFSVLIGAMQIGQAAPYMEAFSVARGAAATIFAIIDRIPPIDSSSNEGLVPDGVDGKISFRDVFFNYPSRPDVKILQGISFDVTPGQTVALVGTSGCGKSTCIQLLQRFYDPLEGSVTIDGNELRNLNLGWLRDQMGMVGQEPVLFGTSIGENICYGRDGVSKEEMERAAKEANAHDFIQRLPRKYDTLVGERGGQLSGGQKQRIAIARALVRQPKILLLDEATSALDTQSEAVVQKALDKARQGRTTIIVAHRLTTIRNADRIIVMKDGIVQEDGTHDKLMALNGIYYQLVIAQQGGESDSKSSIDDDSDYEDEEEKIEKAKSWIPDEKDEMMDAVSLAGSHPLGRHNSVRSARLSVASSAVSAQSEDIDVSLMDIMRMNRKEWHYIVVGVIGSAIVGLSTPVFAILFSEVLGVLTPGGSAEEQAEKRAQGNFYALMFLILGIVVGFSAFAQSFSFSIAGESLTSRLRGLTFQAILKQEIGWFDRKTNSVGALCARLSGDAASVQGATGSRIGVLFQAVTTMVASTVLALYFQWKLGLVALCFVPLLLVSTYFQAKIIMGQSALEREALQKSAKVAMEAISNIRTVASLGKERQFHTIYMESLRGPHREALKKSWIRGFIFGFASSIPMFAYAVTMYYGGWLVVNECLDFTSVFKVSESLLFGTQMIGQAVAFAPNYNKAKVAANRIFALLRRVPQIDASSNNGLVLENVDGNVNFEQVRFRYPTRKDAEVLQGLSLAVRAGQTVALVGHSGCGKSTCIQLLERFYDPDSGQVQLDGQDINPVNISSLRSQMGIVSQEPILFNLTIAQNIAYGDNSRVVPMDEIIEAARKANIHVFIQSLPNGYETMVGERGTQLSGGQKQRVAIARALIRNPKILLLDEATSALDSESEHVVQMALDAAREGRTCITIAHRLSTIQNADNIIVINHGTISEQGTHEELIKLGGLYFELCSVQGIALKPVSSSANLEEAHL; translated from the exons ATGGCGCCAAATTTGGATCGCGAGGAAGTCAAAGGTCAAATCAACGAAGCTTTCAGTCAGGACGATGATGagctcaaaaagaaagaagaggacacGTCCAGCAGCTCGATACCGAGCATCTCCGACGATGGCAatggcaagaaaaagaagaaaaagaaggataaAGAAAAACCACCGCCGCCTGAATTTCCCCCCGTGCCATTCTTCGACCTGTTCCGATACGCTTCCCCTACAGACTTTGTGCTGTTGTGCTTTGGCACTTTGGGTGCCGTAGGTACGGGCGTCTGCTTCCCGCTCATGTTGATTCTCTTTGGTGACATAACCAACGCGTTCGTCGGTGGAGGTATGGATCAGGAAACAATCGATGAAATCAATTGCAACATTTCTAGCGATCCAAATTATACATATCCTTATCCCCT tGGTCCAACTTGCAACCTCACTGATCCAAGTGAATACGCCAACTC TCCGCAGGGTCAAGCCATTCAAGACGAATTCACAAAATTTGGTATTTACGTTGCCATTATTGGCGCCGTCCTTTTACTGCTCGGTTTCATTTTCGTGACGGCGCTTAATTTTACGGCTGAAAATCAG GTCTACCGGATTAGAAGTAAGTTTTTACAAGCCGTCCTGCGACAGGATGTCGGCTGGTATGACACTAAATCATCCAACGATTTTGCTAGCCGCATCACAGA agatttaaataaaatccagGACGGTGTTGGAGAGAAGATTGGCATGTTTATCTTCTCAATGACATGTTTCATTGCATCTATCATCAACGCCTTTATACACGGAtg gGAATTGACTCTAGTCATGTTAGTTTCAACACCGGTTCTAGCCGTTTCTATGGGAGTTTTGGCCAAAGTTCAAGCATCTTTGACGGAAAATGAACTGAAAGCTTACGCCAAAGCCGGTGGTATAGCCGAAGAAGTATTCAGTTCCATCCGAACCGTCATGGCTTTTGGtggccaaagaaaagaaatcgatcgaTTTCAAGATGATTTGGCGTATGCTAAAAAGGCCGGAATCAAACGCGGTATGGCAACGGGTATCGGGGCTGGTCTCGTCTGGGGGATTATCTACGCCAGTTACTCGCTTGCCTTCTGGTACGGGATTACCCTCATCCTGGCCGCTTGCGATGGAAATTCGTATTCCTCTTCCGATCTCCTGATCGTCTTCTTCAGCGTCTTGATTGGCGCTATGCAAATTGGCCAAGCAGCTCCTTACATGGAAGCCTTTTCAGTCGCCAGAGGAGCTGCCGCTACTATTTTCGCCATTATAGATCGAATTCCACCCATCGATAGCTCATCCAACGAAGGATTAGTCCCCGACGGAGTTGATGGCAAAATATCTTTCCGTGACGTCTTTTTCAACTATCCATCACGTCCGGATGTCAAGATTCTTCAGGGTATCAGCTTTGACGTGACACCTGGACAAACCGTCGCCTTGGTCGGCACTTCCGGCTGTGGTAAATCCACTTGCATCCAGTTACTCCAGCGCTTCTACGATCCGCTCGAAGGTTCTGTCACCATCGACGGAAATGAATTGAGAAATCTCAACTTGGGTTGGCTGAGAGACCAAATGGGTATGGTCGGACAAGAGCCTGTCCTTTTTGGCACATCCATCGGCGAAAATATTTGCTACGGTCGAGATGGCGTCTCCAAGGAAGAGATGGAACGTGCGGCCAAAGAAGCCAACGCTCACGACTTTATCCAGCGACTTCCGCGCAAGTACGACACCCTTGTAGGAGAACGAGGAGGACAATTGAGTGGCGGTCAGAAACAGCGTATTGCCATCGCCCGGGCCCTTGTTCGGCAACCCAAAATTCTGTTACTGGATGAAGCCACATCCGCGTTAGACACACAGAGTGAAGCGGTCGTGCAGAAGGCTTTAGACAAGGCTAGACAAGGACGTACCACCATCATTGTCGCCCACAGGCTGACAACCATTCGCAACGCCGATCGTATCATAGTCATGAAAGATGGCATTGTCCAG GAAGACGGAACTCACGATAAACTAATGGCCCTAAACGGAATTTACTATCAACTGGTTATTGCACAACAGGGTGGAGAGTCGGACAGCAAAAGTTCAATCGATGACGATTCCGATTAtgaggacgaagaagaaaagatcgAAAAAGCTAAATCCTGGATTCCAGATGAAAAGGATGAGATGATGGATGCAGTAAGTCTGGCCGGAAGTCATCCGCTCGGAAGGCACAATTCCGTACGAAGTGCTCGTTTGTCTGTGGCCAGCTCCGCAGTGTCTGCCCAGTCAGAAGACATCGATGTCAGTTTAATGGATATTATGAGAATGAACAGGAAAGAATGGCACTACATCGTCGTGGGAGTCATCGGATCAGCTATCGTCGGTCTCAGCACACCCGTCTTTGCCATCCTCTTCAGCGAAGTTCTTGGAGTCTTGACACCTGGAGGATCGGCTGAGGAACAGGCAGAAAAGAGAGCCCAAGGAAATTTCTATGCACTCATGTTCTTGATCCTGGGCATTGTCGTCGGATTCTCCGCTTTCGCCCAGTCTTTCTCATTCAGCATAGCCGGAGAATCTTTGACATCAAGACTTCGCGGATTGACATTCCAGGCCATTTTGAAACAGGAAATTGGCTGGTTTGATCGTAAAACGAACAGCGTTGGAGCACTTTGCGCCCGGTTGTCTGGCGATGCTGCCAGCGTCCAGGGTGCCACAGGATCCCGTATTGGCGTCCTTTTCCAGGCAGTGACCACCATGGTCGCTTCAACCGTTCTGGCTCTTTATTTCCAGTGGAAACTGGGATTGGTAGCTCTTTGTTTCGTCCCACTTCTCCTCGTGTCAACTTATTTCCAAGCCAAAATTATCATGGGACAGTCCGCACTGGAGCGTGAAGCATTGCAGAAATCAGCCAAAGTCGCCATGGAAGCCATCAGCAATATCCGGACAGTAGCCAGTCTTGGTAAAGAAAGGCAATTCCACACCATCTACATGGAGTCTCTGCGAGGACCGCACAGAGAAGCCCTGAAAAAATCCTGGATTCGTGGTTTCATTTTCGGATTCGCCAGCTCTATTCCGATGTTCGCCTACGCTGTCACTATGTACTACGGTGGATGGCTTGTCGTTAACGAATGTCTCGATTTCACCAGCGTCTTCAAAGTCAGCGAGTCGCTTCTCTTCGGTACGCAAATGATTGGCCAGGCAGTGGCGTTCGCTCCAAACTACAACAAAGCCAAAGTGGCGGCCAACCGGATCTTTGCTTTGCTGAGACGTGTGCCACAAATCGACGCCTCATCCAACAACGGCCTCGTCCTGGAGAACGTTGACGGAAATGTCAACTTTGAACAAGTTCGTTTCCGTTATCCCACGCGTAAAGACGCTGAAGTTCTTCAAGGATTGTCGTTGGCCGTCCGAGCTGGCCAGACTGTCGCTCTTGTCGGACACAGCGGATGCGGAAAATCAACCTGCATTCAACTACTGGAACGCTTTTACGATCCGGATAGCGGTCAAGTGCAACTGGACGGCCAGGACATCAATCCCGTCAACATTTCTTCACTCCGTTCCCAGATGGGTATCGTATCCCAGGAGCCGATTCTCTTCAATTTGACCATCGCTCAAAACATCGCCTATGGCGACAACAGCCGAGTCGTCCCCATGGATGAGATTATCGAAGCGGCCAGGAAAGCCAACATCCATGTGTTTATCCAGTCGTTACCAAATGGCTACGAGACCATGGTCGGAGAGCGAGGAACGCAACTTTCTGGTGGCCAAAAACAACGCGTAGCTATTGCAAGAGCGTTAATTAGGAATCCTAAAATCCTGTTGCTGGACGAAGCCACCTCAGCGCTGGATTCAGAGAGTGAACATGTCGTCCAGATGGCCTTGGATGCCGCAAGGGAAGGCCGAACATGTATAACAATCGCCCATCGACTTAGTACGATTCAGAACGCGGACAACATTATCGTCATTAACCATGGAACGATATCAGAACAAGGAACGCACGAAGAACTAATCAAATTGGGAGGTCTCTACTTTGAGCTTTGTTCCGTCCAGGGCATCGCGTTGAAACCAGTCAGCTCTTCCGCCAACTTGGAAGAAGCGCATCTCTAA
- the LOC124207813 gene encoding DNA topoisomerase 3-beta-1-like: MSKNVVLMVAEKPSLAASLAKILSNNSCHTRKGFNGACSVHEWNGLFKGQSAYFKMTSVCGHVMSLDFTGRYNNWDSVDPVELFTCPTEKKEATPKLKMPAFLSQEAKGCNYLVLWLDCDKEGENICFEVINEVEPVMVRSQRREQTILRAKFSAITEKDIKAAMNCLVSPNENESKSVDARQEIDLRIGCAFTRFQTRFFQGKYGNLDSTLISYGPCQTPTLGFCVERHDTIKTFQPEPFWVIQVSVQATEFRKLTLEWERVRLFDREVASAFHQKIKDCKQAKVVGISQKEKAKQRPQALNTVELMRVASSGLGMSPHSAMIIAERLYTQGYISYPRTETTQYPENFDIIGVLKQFRQSAEFGADVRDVLSQGSVHPRKGQDVGDHPPITPMTLASRESFDHDSWRLYDYIVRHFIGSVSSDCKYLVTRIDFDVGPESFSVSGKKLLDPGFTRTMHWQALSPDEHMPDLKLNQMVPINEVKLNERLTSPPDYLTESELITLMEKHGIGTDASIPVHINNISQRNYVTVGNGRKLIPTALGISLVHGYQRIDPQLVLPTMRSAVEEQLNLIAKGRGNYDEILRHALEIFRLKFIYFVQHIEGMDHLFEDTFSTLSQTGRNFSRCGACRRFMKLVASKPARLHCPNCDATYSLPAGGSFKLFNELKCPLDEFELLLWVGGPNGKGYPFCPYCYVFPPFREMKKGSGCNQCTHPSCTYGLNATGVASCGECPNGILVLDPTSGPKWQLACNQCQVVIKVCEDANKLSVASSTCPECDARQINVEYRPEKNKLANGLTKVKDACIFCSPELSELVEKRYASHAKSKRGGRGRGRGRGRGRGRAKPKDKMAQLAAYFV, translated from the exons atgtCGAAAAATGTCGTACTTATGGTGGCAGAAAAGCCAAGTCTTGCAGCAAGCTTGGCAAAAATTTTGAGCAACAATAGTTGTCACACAAGGAAAG GTTTCAATGGAGCATGCTCTGTTCATGAATGGAATGGATTATTTAAAGGCCAGAGTGCATACTTCAAAATGACATCTGTTTGTGGCCAT GTTATGTCTTTAGATTTCACAGGTCGTTATAACAACTGGGATAGTGTTGATCCT GTTGAGTTGTTTACATGCCcaactgaaaagaaagaagcaactcctaaattgaaaatgcctGCGTTTCTATCTCAAGAAGCCAAAGGTTGCAACTATCTAGTTCTTTGGCTAGATTGTGataaagaaggagaaaacatTTGCTTTGAAGTAATCAATGAAGTTGAGCCTGTGATGGTAAGATCTCAGAGAAGAGAACAAACCATTCTGCGAGCCAAATTTTCTGCAATCACAGAAAAAGACATTAAAGCTGCAATGAATTGTCTAGTTtctccaaatgaaaatgaatccaAGAGTGTGGATGCTAGGCAAGAAATAGATTTGAGAATTGGATGTGCTTTCACACGATTTCAGACAAGGTTTTTTCAG GGAAAATATGGTAATTTGGATTCCACGCTCATTTCTTATG gtccATGCCAAACACCCACATTAG GGTTCTGCGTTGAACGGCACGATACTATAAAAACTTTCCAACCGGAGCCGTTTTGGGTGATTCAGGTTTCCGTTCAGGCCACAGAATTCCGGAAACTTACCCTTGAATGGGAACGAGTCCGTCTGTTTGATCGTGAAGTTGCTTCAGCTTTCCACCAAAAGATTAAAGACTGCAAACAGGCCAA AGTTGTAGGTatttctcaaaaagaaaaggcgaagcAACGCCCACAGGCTCTTAATACAGTTGAACTGATGAGGGTCGCCAGTTCTGGTTTAG GAATGAGCCCTCATAGTGCCATGATTATAGCGGAAAGATTATACACACAG GGTTATATTTCTTATCCGCGAACGGAAACAACTCAATATCCAGAAAATTTCGATATTATTGGCGTGTTAAAGCAATTCCGTCAGAGTGCTGAGTTTGGAGCCGATGTTCGAGACGTCCTTTCCCAAG GATCTGTCCACCCCCGTAAAGGCCAAGATGTCGGAGACCACCCTCCAATTACGCCAATG ACTTTGGCTTCCCGAGAGTCGTTTGATCACGATTCCTGGCGCCTCTATGATTACATAGTGCGTCATTTTATTGGATcg GTGTCATCGGACTGTAAATATCTGGTTACGCGAATAGATTTTGATGTGGGGCCTGAATCATTTTCCGTCAGtggtaaaaaattattagatcCTGGTTTTACTCGCACTATGCATTGGCAGGCTCTCAGCCCCGACGAGCACATGCCGGATCTAAAACTGAACCAAATGGTTCCTATAAATGAA gttaAACTGAACGAACGTTTGACTTCTCCACCTGATTATTTAACAGAATCTGAGCTGATTACTTTAATGGAAAAGCATGGAATTGGAACt GATGCATCCATTCCAGTTCACATTAATAATATTTCGCAGAGAAATTATGTTACTGTTGGCAATGGAAGGAAGTTGATTCCTACGGCACTTGGCATTTCGCTAGTCCACGGATATCAGCGT ATTGATCCTCAACTGGTATTACCCACAATGCGTTCGGCCGTGGAGGAACAA TTAAACCTTATTGCCAAAGGAAGGGGAAATTACGATGAGATCCTTCGCCACGCTTTAGAAATCTTCCGGTTAAAGTTTATTTACTTCGTCCAGCACATCGAGGGTATGGATCATCTATTCGAGGATACGTTTTCAACATTGTCGCAGACAGGGAGAAATTTCAGTCGAT GTGGGGCTTGCAGAAG ATTCATGAAACTAGTAGCTTCAAAACCAGCTCGACTCCATTGTCCGAACTGCGATGCGACATATTCCTTGCCGGCGGGTGGaagtttcaaattatttaacgAATTGAAATGTCCACTTGACGAATTCGAATTACTGCTGTGGGTTGGAGGTCCAAACGGGAAAGGATATCCTTTTTGCCCTTACTGCTACGTTTTCCCGCCATTCAG agaaatgaagaaaggCAGCGGATGTAATCAATGCACGCATCCATCGTGTACTTATGGTTTGAATGCAACTGGAGTTGCATCATGCGGAGAATGCCCCAACGGTATTCTTGTCCTGGATCCTACTTCAGGGCCAAAATGGCAATTGGCTTGTAATCA ATGTCAAGTGGTGATTAAAGTTTGTGAAGATGCCAACAAGCTTAGCGTTGCTAGTTCTACATGTCCTGAGTGCGATGCTCGTCAAATCAATGTGGAATATCGACCG gaaaaaaataagttagcCAATGGACTCACCAAGGTGAAGGATGCTTGCATCTTTTGTTCACCGGAACTGTCAGAGCTGGTGGAGAAGCGTTATGCATCACATGCGAAAAGCAAACGAGGAGGTCGTGGGCGAGGTAGAGGGCGTGGTCGTGGCCGTGGCCGTGCAAAGCCTAAGGATAAAATGGCACAGCTTGCTGCTTATTTCGTGTAA
- the LOC124207817 gene encoding protein cueball-like isoform X2, translating to MISRISAGLHLVGLAGFPVHGVSVAGEDKEYYSSFVQLRSFLFINEYFINLSSVPTDRDMNSRSLLVWIFFALAAATKSYDDLIVAVGDQIEILTNGSQSNPLKLENYNASVLVALAYDPSSQKLFFSDKRNRRGHVFSVTFDGIKAQGSVHDVVERGTNESVEALTYDNLEKTLLWTDGTKQSIRRFVVEREDLHVYENNTIELVHLLRGDKPRGLISDPCTRMLYWTNWNIDRPTIERSYLNGSHREVIVHKGLFMPHGLGLDVSQQMIYWANNLRHGTFQIERSKVDGSDRELLYEGKGHEMRGQFIFGLTVGEHDIYWTDWDQKSLWSLPKEGSIDGPVSLRRFQYKPMAVIILQRQPVHCSIDIQHSAATTELIHHSEHRSTPAMDSSSESNNTPQEFHVTPVSETDSGLCIGYCFNEGHCFFVNNEISCSCAENYSGDRCEITDTVDTSRNSCGRSSFSTATEAENSEIFIALMSTSVMCVILIIAVIILSFRVWRLSSGRSRFKRRVIKGKNYRPAAERVINIEDCCNMNICETTKA from the exons ATGATCTCAAGAATTTCGGCCGGACTACATTTAGTTGGTTTGGCAGGTTTCCCGGTACATGGTGTCTCGGTGGCCGGTGAAGACAAAGAATATTACTCATCATTTGTTCAACTAagatcgtttctttttatcaatgagtattttataaatttgtcTTCTGTGCCTACGGATCGAGATATGAATTCACGATCCTTATTAGTGTGGATTTTCTTCGCACTTGCTGCCGCAACCAAATCCTACGACG ATTTAATTGTTGCTGTCGGCGATCAAATTGAAATCCTGACCAATGGATCTCAAAGCAATCCACTCAAATTGGAGAACTACAATGCTTCCGTACTGGTCGCCCTGGCTTACGATCCATCTTCACAAAAACTCTTCTTCTCAGACAAGCGTAATCGACGAGGGCACGTGTTTAGCGTCACATTCGATGGGATCAAGGCTCAAGGCTCTGTCCATGATGTCGTGGaaa GAGGAACCAACGAGTCGGTTGAAGCTTTGACCTATGATAATCTGGAGAAAACACTGTTATGGACTGACGGTACCAAACAGTCGATTCGCCGATTCGTAGTTGAACGTGAAGACCTTCATGTCTACGAAAACAACACGATTGAACTAGTCCATCTGCTCCGAGGAGATAAACCAAGAGGACTGATATCTGATCCTTGTACAAG AATGCTGTACTGGACCAATTGGAATATAGATAGACCTACCATTGAACGATCCTATCTCAATGGTAGTCACCGCGAGGTTATCGTACATAAAGGACTTTTTATGCCTCACGGATTGGGATTGGATGTTAGTCAGCAAATGATTTACTGGGCCAACAACCTTCGTCATGgaacttttcaaattgaaagaaGCAAAGTTGACGGATCGGACAGAGAGCTCTTGTACGAAGGCAAGGGCCATGAAATGCGGGGGCAATTTATTTTCGGTCTTacg GTTGGAGAACATGACATATACTGGACAGACTGGGACCAGAAGTCTCTCTGGTCCCTGCCCAAAGAAGGATCTATCGATGGACCGGTTTCTCTACGTCGTTTCCAATATAAACCCATGGCTGTCATCATACTCCAGCGCCAACCAGTTCATTGTTCGATCGATATCCAACATTCAGCAGCTACAACAGAGCTAATTCATCATTCGGAACACCGATCAACACCGGCAATGGATTCTTCGTCTGAATCAAATAATACGCCTCAAGAGTTCCATGTTACCCCAGTTTCCGAAACGGACTCCGGATTGTGTATCGGCTATTGCTTTAATGAGGGACATTGCTTTTTTGTCAACAACGAAATTAGTTgcag TTGTGCAGAGAACTATAGTGGTGACCGCTGTGAAATAACAGACACTGTTGATACGTCTCGAAATAGTTGCGGGAGGTCATCTTTCTCAACAGCTACTGAGGCTGAGAACAGCGAAATCTTCATAGCATTGATGAGCACATCTGTCATGTGCGTCATTCTAATAATCGCTGTTATTATTCTGAGTTTCCGCGTATGGCGATTAAGCTCTGGACGATCGCGTTTCAAGAGGCGAGTCATCAAGGGGAAGAACTACCGACCAGCAGCTGAGCGTGTCATCAACATCGAAGATTGCTGCAATATGAATATCTGTGAAACG ACGAAGGCGTAG
- the LOC124207821 gene encoding pollen-specific leucine-rich repeat extensin-like protein 1: protein MKFLPIFVLVAVCFAVVVEAKPEQTIQQSLLSNGSERKGTEKTEKPKTEKPKTEKTEKPKTEKPKTEKTEKPKTEKPKTEKTEKPKTEKPKTEKTEKPKTEKPKTEKTEKPKTEKPKTEKTEKPKTEKPKTEKTEKPKTEKPKTEKTEKPKTTKKTTPKTTITTTKTTTTTAMPITITDSPITDAPITDAPVTDAPITGAP from the exons ATGAAGTTCCTACCCATTTTCGTCCTGGTTGCTGTCTGCTTCGCCGTTGTTGTG GAGGCCAAGCCTGAACAAACAATACAACAATCATTACTGTCTAACGGTTCCGAGAGAAAAGGGACAGAAAAAACCGAGAAacctaaaacagaaaaaccaaaGACAGAAAAAACCGAGAAGCCAAAAACCGAGAAACCAAAGACAGAAAAGACCGAAAAACCAAAGACAGAAAAACCAAAGAcagaaaaaaccgaaaaacctaagacagaaaaaccaaaaacagaaaagaccGAAAAACCTAAGACAGAGAAACCAAAGACAGAAAAGACCGAAAAACCCAAGACAGAGAAACCCAAGAcagaaaaaaccgaaaaaccTAAGACAGAAAAACCAAAGACAGAAAAGACCGAAAAACCCAAGACAGAGAAACCAAAGACAGAAAAAACCGAGAAACCGAAGACAACGAAGAAAACTACACCCAAGACGACAATCACCACCACAAAAACCACCACTACAACTGCGATGCCAATAACTATCACTGATTCCCCAATCACTGATGCCCCAATCACTGACGCACCAGTCACTGATGCTCCAATCACTGGCGCACCATAG